From Saprospiraceae bacterium, one genomic window encodes:
- a CDS encoding DNA polymerase III subunit alpha: MYLNCHSYFSLRYGTLSPEQLAREAQARGIREMVLTDIHNSSCFYQFAAACSKLDIKAVYGMEFRDGDRFLYLGIAKNEEGVREINEFLSRHSLSGEALPERSPDWSHAYTVYRKMPVDGLPLKESEYLGIKASEISPLSHKRKSVDKLVVFAPVVFLDEDGWKTHKLLRCIDHNILLGKLEAHQHASRDECFLSPEEIQSAFEPYPQILQNTQMLLDSCDTRLPSTNDNNRKTFTGTQDGDYKLLSKLAIQGCQRRYGTDHSKALDRVRRELQVIHRLGFSAYFLITWDIVRYGQSAGYFHVGRGSGANSIVAFCLYITDVDPLELDLYFERFINPHRSSPPDFDIDFSWSDRDDVTEYIFDRYGRDHTALLATYNTFKGKSIIRELGKVFGLPKSDIDQIVDEPLASAKHHPYAKYIFHYGKKIEGFPNYLSIHAGGVIISERPIYYHTALQQMPKGFPITHFDMYGAEDLKFHKYDILSQRGLGHIKDAVELVRENQGRDINIHDVQKIKQDAAVRAQLKSGQCIGCFYIESPAMRGLLSKLNCEDYVHLVAASSIIRPGVAKSGMMREYIQRFHHPDKVQYLHPVFKQNLSETFGVMVYQEDVMKIVHHFAGLDLDESDVLRRIMTGKKKSSDTFRQLMEKYFRNCKERGYPDSLTQEVWRQIESFSGYSFCKAHSASFAVESFQSLYLKSYYPLEFMVAVINNFGGFYSTEQYVHEARMQGAEIQAPCVNKSRYLTSIEGRTIWLGLIHIQSLERDFAHQLIRERQTRGTYADLEDFVRRLNPGREQLHLLIRIGAFRFSAQSKCALMWQQNAVMDPRRQIVQSVPMFAEAEEEYQLPQLLDGACDQAFDEIELLGFPLRSPFELLEQKPSGCVPSSGLKAHSGQQIRMLGYYVTRKPVSTVGGKLMAFGTWVDEEGQYFDTTHFPPCLSRYPFQGKGCYLISGLVTEDFGFPSLEVSHMKKLPYRKDERY, translated from the coding sequence ATGTATCTCAACTGCCACAGCTACTTTTCCCTGCGCTACGGGACCCTCAGTCCGGAGCAGCTCGCCCGGGAGGCTCAGGCCCGCGGCATTAGGGAGATGGTCCTGACCGACATCCACAACAGCTCCTGCTTTTATCAGTTTGCCGCCGCCTGCAGCAAGCTGGACATCAAGGCCGTGTACGGCATGGAGTTCCGCGACGGAGACCGCTTTCTCTATCTGGGCATCGCCAAAAACGAGGAAGGGGTCCGCGAGATCAACGAATTCCTGAGCAGGCATTCCTTGAGCGGAGAAGCCCTTCCGGAGCGGTCGCCCGATTGGTCCCACGCCTATACCGTATATCGGAAAATGCCGGTAGACGGCCTCCCGCTCAAGGAGTCTGAATACCTCGGCATCAAAGCCTCAGAGATCAGCCCCCTCTCTCACAAGCGAAAAAGTGTGGACAAGCTGGTGGTATTCGCACCGGTCGTCTTCCTGGATGAGGACGGCTGGAAGACCCACAAGCTGCTGCGCTGCATCGACCACAACATCCTGTTGGGTAAACTGGAAGCACATCAGCATGCCTCCAGGGACGAATGCTTCCTCAGTCCGGAAGAAATCCAGTCTGCCTTTGAGCCTTATCCACAGATCCTTCAAAACACCCAAATGCTCCTGGACAGCTGCGATACACGCTTGCCATCCACCAATGACAACAACCGAAAGACCTTCACAGGAACCCAAGATGGCGACTACAAATTGCTGAGCAAACTGGCCATCCAGGGCTGTCAGCGTCGCTACGGGACCGATCACAGCAAGGCCCTGGACCGTGTGCGACGCGAGCTGCAGGTCATCCACCGGCTCGGATTTTCGGCCTACTTCCTCATCACCTGGGACATCGTGCGCTACGGACAAAGTGCCGGTTATTTTCACGTAGGCAGGGGCAGCGGGGCCAACAGCATTGTGGCATTTTGCCTCTACATCACGGACGTGGATCCGCTGGAGCTGGACCTTTACTTCGAGCGGTTTATCAACCCGCACCGGAGTTCGCCACCCGATTTTGACATCGACTTTTCCTGGAGCGACCGGGACGATGTCACCGAATACATCTTCGACCGCTACGGACGCGATCACACGGCACTTCTGGCGACTTACAATACCTTCAAAGGCAAGTCCATCATCCGCGAACTGGGAAAGGTCTTTGGGCTACCCAAGTCCGACATCGATCAGATCGTGGACGAACCTCTGGCTTCCGCCAAGCATCACCCCTATGCCAAATACATCTTTCACTATGGTAAAAAGATCGAGGGCTTTCCCAACTACCTGTCGATCCATGCAGGCGGGGTGATTATTTCGGAGCGTCCGATCTACTATCACACCGCGCTCCAGCAAATGCCCAAGGGATTTCCCATCACGCACTTTGACATGTACGGGGCAGAAGATCTGAAGTTTCACAAATACGACATCCTCAGCCAGCGTGGGCTGGGCCATATCAAAGACGCCGTAGAACTGGTCCGCGAGAATCAGGGCCGCGACATCAATATCCACGACGTGCAAAAGATCAAGCAGGATGCTGCAGTGCGTGCACAACTCAAATCCGGCCAGTGCATCGGCTGCTTCTACATCGAATCCCCCGCCATGCGGGGCCTGCTCAGCAAGCTCAACTGCGAGGACTATGTGCACCTCGTAGCCGCCAGCTCCATCATCCGGCCGGGTGTGGCCAAGAGTGGTATGATGAGAGAGTACATCCAGAGATTTCACCATCCGGACAAGGTGCAATACCTGCATCCGGTTTTTAAGCAAAACCTGTCGGAAACCTTTGGGGTCATGGTCTATCAGGAGGACGTCATGAAGATCGTGCACCACTTCGCCGGTCTTGATCTGGACGAATCTGATGTGCTGAGGCGGATCATGACGGGCAAGAAAAAATCCTCGGATACCTTCCGCCAGCTGATGGAAAAGTATTTTAGAAACTGCAAAGAAAGGGGCTATCCCGACTCCTTGACGCAGGAGGTCTGGCGACAGATTGAGAGTTTTAGCGGATACAGTTTTTGCAAGGCCCACAGCGCCTCCTTCGCCGTGGAGTCCTTCCAGAGTTTATACCTGAAGTCCTATTATCCGCTGGAGTTTATGGTGGCGGTGATCAACAATTTCGGAGGCTTCTACAGCACCGAGCAATACGTCCACGAAGCGCGCATGCAGGGAGCGGAGATCCAGGCGCCCTGTGTCAACAAAAGCCGTTATCTGACGAGCATCGAGGGCAGGACCATCTGGCTGGGACTGATCCACATCCAGTCTCTGGAAAGAGATTTTGCCCATCAGCTGATCCGCGAGCGACAGACCCGCGGGACCTATGCTGATCTGGAAGACTTCGTCCGCAGACTCAATCCGGGAAGAGAACAACTGCATCTGCTGATCCGGATCGGTGCTTTTCGTTTTTCTGCGCAGAGCAAGTGCGCCCTGATGTGGCAGCAAAACGCGGTGATGGACCCTCGGCGGCAGATCGTGCAGTCGGTACCTATGTTTGCCGAAGCAGAAGAGGAATACCAGTTGCCTCAGCTTCTGGACGGTGCCTGCGATCAGGCTTTTGACGAGATCGAGCTTTTGGGTTTTCCGCTGAGATCACCCTTCGAACTCCTCGAACAAAAGCCCTCCGGCTGCGTCCCGTCTTCGGGACTGAAGGCTCACTCCGGTCAGCAGATCCGCATGCTGGGCTACTACGTCACGCGCAAGCCCGTCAGCACGGTGGGCGGCAAGCTGATGGCCTTCGGTACCTGGGTGGACGAGGAGGGACAGTATTTTGACACGACGCATTTTCCACCCTGTCTGAGTCGCTATCCCTTCCAGGGCAAGGGCTGCTATCTGATCAGCGGCCTGGTGACAGAAGATTTTGGATTTCCAAGTCTGGAGGTCAGCCATATGAAGAAGCTGCCGTACCGGAAGGATGAACGGTATTGA
- a CDS encoding DEAD/DEAH box helicase: MTFNDLRLNPSLLKALSEEGYTSPTPIQQKAIPLVLERKDVLGCAQTGTGKTAAFALPILQILDETRDQAKSKKRIRSLILTPTRELAIQIDDNFKAYGRHTDVHHTVIFGGVKQQKQTNKLGRGTDVLIATPGRLLDLIQQGFIHLNEIEIFVLDEADRMLDMGFINDVRKIVRMLPKQRQTLFFSATMPEEILSLANSILNNAVRVNVSRPSSSAPMISQSVCYVEKQDKNSFLITMLKTQDIKSTLIFTRTKHGADKLAKMLVRNGVFAEAIHGNKSQNARQQVLANFKSGKSAVLVATDIAARGIDVDGLSQVINVDIPNISETYIHRIGRTGRAGAEGKALSLCSSEEYKDWVNIEKLVGTPIAVETADTNEWVPLVREATAEKKPFHPRNGKRAFGRRKFGSGKKKTSVTS, from the coding sequence ATGACTTTTAATGATTTACGACTAAATCCTTCATTGCTAAAGGCATTGTCAGAAGAAGGATACACAAGCCCAACACCCATTCAACAAAAAGCAATTCCACTGGTACTTGAAAGAAAAGATGTCCTGGGTTGCGCACAAACAGGCACTGGTAAAACAGCTGCATTTGCATTGCCCATTCTTCAAATTTTGGATGAAACAAGAGATCAGGCAAAATCCAAAAAAAGGATTCGCAGTTTGATCCTGACACCGACCCGTGAGTTGGCGATTCAGATCGACGATAATTTTAAAGCCTACGGTCGTCACACCGACGTCCACCATACGGTTATTTTCGGAGGAGTCAAACAACAAAAACAAACCAACAAATTGGGAAGAGGCACTGATGTGCTGATCGCCACTCCAGGCCGATTGTTGGACTTGATCCAACAAGGATTTATCCATTTGAATGAAATTGAAATTTTTGTTTTAGATGAAGCGGACCGAATGTTGGACATGGGATTCATCAATGATGTGAGAAAAATTGTGAGGATGCTTCCCAAACAAAGGCAGACCTTGTTTTTTTCTGCCACCATGCCGGAAGAAATTTTGAGTCTGGCCAATTCGATTCTCAACAATGCGGTAAGGGTCAACGTATCAAGACCTTCTTCTTCCGCTCCCATGATCAGTCAGTCTGTTTGTTATGTGGAGAAGCAGGACAAGAATAGTTTTTTGATAACCATGCTAAAAACCCAGGATATCAAATCCACTTTAATTTTTACGCGCACCAAGCACGGTGCTGATAAATTGGCGAAGATGTTGGTGAGAAATGGAGTTTTTGCAGAAGCCATCCACGGCAACAAATCACAGAATGCGCGTCAGCAAGTTTTGGCCAACTTTAAATCCGGAAAATCTGCGGTATTGGTGGCTACGGACATTGCAGCGAGAGGGATCGATGTGGACGGATTGTCACAGGTCATCAATGTGGACATCCCCAATATTTCTGAGACCTATATCCACCGCATCGGTCGGACAGGCAGAGCAGGAGCCGAAGGTAAAGCCTTAAGTCTTTGCTCCTCGGAAGAATACAAGGATTGGGTCAATATCGAAAAATTGGTAGGAACACCGATTGCGGTGGAGACCGCAGATACCAACGAATGGGTGCCTTTGGTGAGAGAAGCGACTGCAGAAAAAAAACCTTTTCACCCACGCAATGGAAAGCGTGCATTTGGTCGCCGCAAATTTGGATCAGGAAAGAAAAAAACTTCAGTGACTTCCTAA
- a CDS encoding M15 family metallopeptidase has product MFCGFNEAALQANFYSEEKSTELISIDRSELNNILHGRFDPVMHRAFVKIDSIYCDREMYMLEEAYLAFVSMAQAALQDSVKLQIVSATRDFDQQKMLWENKWTGKTPVDGKRLNLVMKDVIRRAVKILEYTAPPGYTRHHWGTDIDLNSVEPSYFDTEEGMRIYQWLCANASRFGFCQTYPAIDEKRPVGFNEEKWHWSYVVISNALWEAQLEQFSSRNICGFKGCNAVKKVRLINYLTGISRCGE; this is encoded by the coding sequence ATGTTTTGTGGTTTCAACGAAGCCGCTTTGCAGGCAAATTTTTATTCAGAAGAAAAGTCCACTGAATTGATTTCCATTGATCGATCCGAGTTGAACAATATTCTGCATGGCAGATTTGATCCGGTGATGCATCGTGCCTTTGTAAAGATCGACAGCATCTATTGTGACCGGGAAATGTACATGCTTGAAGAAGCTTATTTGGCGTTTGTGTCCATGGCGCAGGCTGCTCTGCAGGATTCCGTCAAGTTGCAAATTGTATCTGCCACCAGGGATTTTGACCAGCAGAAAATGCTTTGGGAAAACAAATGGACCGGCAAAACACCAGTGGATGGCAAACGATTAAATCTGGTGATGAAGGATGTCATTCGTCGGGCCGTAAAAATTCTGGAATATACCGCACCCCCTGGATATACCCGTCATCATTGGGGTACAGACATCGATCTCAATTCTGTCGAACCGAGTTATTTTGACACAGAAGAAGGAATGCGCATCTACCAATGGTTGTGTGCCAACGCAAGCCGGTTTGGCTTTTGTCAGACCTATCCAGCCATAGATGAGAAAAGACCCGTTGGATTTAATGAAGAAAAATGGCATTGGTCCTATGTTGTCATTTCGAATGCCTTATGGGAAGCCCAGCTGGAACAGTTCTCTTCCAGAAATATTTGTGGATTTAAAGGTTGCAATGCGGTCAAGAAAGTTAGATTGATCAACTATCTCACCGGCATTTCTCGCTGTGGGGAATAA
- a CDS encoding GyrI-like domain-containing protein yields the protein MNKTVVLISSLLAGIFGLYVIGCIFSPSTMTDKGEIKIKCTKGLLGVMINDIKEWPKWLSWKNEDPELSISLGGRHVNQGANFTFEGPIFGKGRVELEESLKDSLMAAQIINDQWPAKVVVTFQIIPESNSSVLLTTRSRIVSKIPFFKRVLYRNFQAEYRNRHQEDLAGLKNYIEGMINTQFGADATTFPKKYYVGVKAPIYNMNIPKFYAENFPKVYKLLDSMQIKQSGPPVGLIYDWEGGSNYVYIMAALPVEQKFKPPTGFELEEVPEIPCVKLEVFGHYNNLKTAHVKMDYFMNTSSFTLFPPIIEEYVTNPNEEPDTTKWLTNVYYLLDNTGSYAKELSRKKTMEDMLKEEDEQRKKNIEQQNKLRR from the coding sequence ATGAATAAAACGGTTGTACTGATTTCCTCTTTGTTGGCAGGCATTTTTGGATTGTATGTGATCGGATGTATTTTTTCTCCATCCACCATGACAGACAAAGGAGAAATAAAAATCAAATGCACCAAAGGACTTTTAGGAGTCATGATCAACGACATCAAGGAATGGCCAAAGTGGTTGAGTTGGAAGAATGAAGATCCTGAATTATCCATTAGCTTGGGGGGAAGACATGTCAATCAGGGAGCCAATTTTACTTTTGAAGGACCCATATTCGGTAAGGGTCGGGTTGAATTGGAGGAATCGCTGAAAGATTCATTGATGGCAGCCCAAATCATCAATGATCAGTGGCCGGCAAAAGTAGTTGTTACCTTTCAGATCATTCCTGAGTCCAATTCTTCCGTATTGTTGACCACCAGAAGTCGAATTGTAAGTAAGATTCCATTTTTTAAAAGGGTTTTGTATAGAAACTTTCAGGCTGAGTACCGCAATAGACACCAGGAGGATTTGGCCGGGTTAAAGAATTATATTGAGGGAATGATCAACACCCAATTTGGAGCGGATGCCACTACTTTTCCAAAAAAATATTACGTGGGAGTAAAAGCTCCGATTTACAACATGAATATACCGAAATTTTACGCAGAGAATTTTCCAAAAGTGTACAAACTCTTGGACTCAATGCAGATAAAGCAATCCGGGCCACCGGTTGGACTGATTTACGATTGGGAAGGCGGATCCAATTATGTGTATATCATGGCGGCTCTGCCTGTGGAACAGAAATTTAAACCCCCTACTGGTTTTGAATTAGAGGAAGTGCCGGAGATTCCTTGCGTCAAGTTGGAGGTTTTTGGACATTACAACAACCTTAAGACAGCGCATGTGAAAATGGATTATTTTATGAATACTTCTTCCTTCACATTGTTTCCTCCCATCATCGAGGAGTATGTGACCAATCCAAACGAAGAGCCGGATACCACCAAATGGCTGACCAATGTATATTATCTATTAGACAATACGGGGTCCTACGCCAAAGAATTGTCCAGGAAAAAAACCATGGAGGATATGTTGAAAGAAGAGGACGAGCAAAGGAAAAAGAACATCGAGCAGCAAAACAAACTTAGAAGATAA
- a CDS encoding M20/M25/M40 family metallo-hydrolase: MKIKWIGLILANLVLCKLFAQPSYQGIMTDVVYLASDDLEGRCTGTRGEHLAADYIIHRMQKIGLKAKGQNGWLQSFGFSSNPHDKTKMDKMGHNVIGFLDRKSKHTIVVGAHYDHLGHGDVGSLAPNDHSIHNGADDNASGVACMLWIAEQLASNKKFKTNVLFIAFSGEEYGLFGSKSFVENSTIPLDQMKAMINMDMVGRLNAEKVLAISGTGTASEWKSILEQVKPMDFKFNYTEGGIGPSDHTSFYLKNIPVLHFFTGQHTDYHKPSDDSPLVNYSGIESVSKIIHEIILRIDKQSLHFQKTKDENKDQAVSFKVTMGLMPDYVYNGEGMRVDAVLDNRPAAKAGMQNGDVILSIGTYPVKDVHEYMKALNKFEKGQTTDVTVMRGTEKLVLKVTF; this comes from the coding sequence ATGAAAATTAAATGGATTGGATTGATTCTTGCCAATTTGGTGTTGTGCAAGCTCTTTGCTCAACCGAGTTATCAGGGGATTATGACCGATGTTGTATATCTCGCTTCAGATGATTTGGAAGGCAGGTGTACCGGTACCCGGGGCGAGCATTTGGCAGCAGATTACATCATCCACCGAATGCAAAAAATAGGTCTGAAAGCCAAGGGACAGAACGGTTGGCTGCAGAGCTTTGGTTTTAGCTCGAATCCGCACGACAAAACCAAAATGGACAAAATGGGACACAATGTGATTGGTTTTTTGGACCGAAAATCAAAGCACACCATCGTCGTTGGAGCTCATTACGACCATCTGGGTCACGGAGATGTGGGATCTCTGGCGCCAAATGATCACAGCATTCACAATGGTGCTGACGACAACGCCAGTGGTGTGGCTTGTATGTTGTGGATTGCAGAACAATTGGCTTCCAATAAAAAATTTAAAACCAATGTATTGTTTATCGCTTTTTCGGGTGAAGAGTACGGTTTGTTTGGCTCAAAATCTTTTGTCGAAAATTCTACCATTCCACTGGATCAAATGAAAGCAATGATCAACATGGATATGGTGGGCAGGTTGAATGCCGAAAAAGTATTGGCCATCAGTGGCACAGGGACTGCCAGTGAGTGGAAATCCATTTTGGAGCAAGTAAAGCCTATGGATTTCAAATTCAATTATACCGAAGGTGGTATTGGTCCATCCGATCACACTTCCTTTTATTTGAAAAATATTCCGGTATTGCATTTTTTCACCGGGCAGCACACAGATTACCACAAACCCTCTGATGACAGTCCTTTGGTCAACTATTCTGGGATAGAATCGGTGTCAAAAATTATCCATGAGATCATTCTCCGGATCGACAAGCAGAGCTTGCATTTTCAAAAAACAAAAGATGAAAACAAAGATCAGGCGGTTAGTTTTAAAGTGACCATGGGTCTCATGCCGGATTATGTTTACAACGGAGAGGGCATGAGGGTGGATGCGGTATTGGACAATCGGCCCGCAGCCAAAGCAGGAATGCAAAATGGGGATGTTATTCTTTCCATCGGCACTTATCCTGTAAAAGATGTGCACGAATACATGAAGGCCTTGAATAAATTTGAAAAAGGCCAGACAACCGATGTCACAGTCATGCGTGGTACAGAAAAGCTGGTATTAAAAGTTACATTTTAA
- a CDS encoding quinone-dependent dihydroorotate dehydrogenase, protein MLWTLLKKIFFSLDPERAHYLSMNLLQLGLKIPGISNWLIQSWKFEHPALQQNLDGMVFKNPVGLAAGFDKDGRWLHLLQQLGFGFIEVGTVTPKPQSGNPKPRLFRLVKDQSVINRMGFNNNGVEALAKRLSEFQKHKNVLIGGNIGKNKDSSNEEAAADYLKCFHALHQYVDYFAINVSSPNTANLRALQDKEPLMQLLIKLQAANQNYPVPKPIYLKIAPDLNKEQILDVIDAAIQSGIQGLILTNTTISRPDFLLEKEKAKEAGGLSGKALSSLTTDIIKTVREANSTLSIVGVGGIFNGNDAVQKLNAGAQLIQVYTGMIFEGPWMVKKIKKELVRMK, encoded by the coding sequence ATGCTTTGGACTTTATTGAAAAAAATTTTCTTTTCCCTTGATCCGGAAAGAGCGCATTACCTCAGTATGAATTTGCTGCAACTTGGACTTAAAATCCCGGGTATTTCCAATTGGTTGATACAATCCTGGAAATTTGAACATCCGGCCTTGCAGCAAAATCTGGATGGTATGGTATTTAAGAATCCGGTGGGACTCGCAGCAGGATTTGACAAAGACGGACGATGGTTGCATTTGTTACAACAGCTGGGTTTTGGATTTATAGAAGTGGGTACAGTCACACCAAAACCTCAAAGTGGAAATCCGAAACCCAGATTGTTCAGATTGGTCAAAGATCAATCCGTCATCAACAGAATGGGTTTTAACAACAACGGGGTAGAGGCCCTCGCCAAAAGATTGAGTGAATTTCAAAAGCATAAAAATGTCCTCATCGGCGGCAACATTGGTAAGAATAAGGACAGTTCCAATGAAGAAGCTGCTGCAGATTATTTGAAGTGCTTTCATGCCTTGCACCAGTATGTGGACTATTTTGCCATCAATGTGTCCTCTCCCAATACCGCAAACCTGAGAGCACTGCAGGACAAAGAGCCTTTGATGCAACTGCTGATAAAACTGCAAGCCGCCAATCAAAATTATCCTGTACCAAAACCCATTTATCTGAAGATTGCTCCCGACTTGAACAAGGAACAAATTTTGGATGTCATTGACGCAGCGATTCAATCAGGAATTCAGGGCCTGATACTTACCAACACCACCATCAGCAGACCGGATTTCCTGCTTGAAAAAGAGAAAGCCAAAGAGGCCGGGGGTCTCAGTGGTAAAGCATTGAGCAGTCTTACCACCGATATAATAAAAACAGTGAGAGAGGCAAATTCAACTTTAAGTATTGTTGGTGTCGGCGGAATATTCAACGGTAATGATGCTGTACAAAAATTGAACGCAGGAGCTCAACTCATTCAGGTTTACACCGGAATGATTTTCGAAGGGCCCTGGATGGTAAAGAAAATAAAAAAAGAGCTGGTTCGGATGAAATAG
- a CDS encoding MBL fold metallo-hydrolase, with product MDIHCFVVNPFAENTFLVWDKPSDAIIIDPGFYQEDEQTEFLNFIAANKLTVKHILLTHAHIDHIFGLEFLFQHLGIRPRLHPSELLVYQSAAQVSQMYGLKIFNYPSADADIIAGSELTLGNIQWKVLFTPGHSPGSVSYYVKEESVVFSGDVLFEGSIGRTDLPGSNYDTLIHSIQTNLLNLPNETRVYSGHGPVTTIGQEKLTNPFLS from the coding sequence ATGGACATACACTGTTTTGTTGTCAATCCATTTGCTGAAAATACTTTTTTGGTGTGGGACAAGCCATCAGATGCAATCATTATCGATCCGGGATTTTACCAGGAAGATGAGCAAACTGAATTCTTAAATTTTATCGCAGCCAACAAGCTGACCGTCAAACATATTCTGTTGACACATGCCCACATCGATCATATTTTTGGACTGGAGTTTCTCTTTCAACATTTGGGCATCCGGCCCAGATTGCATCCAAGCGAGTTGCTCGTTTACCAATCTGCCGCACAGGTGAGTCAGATGTATGGCCTAAAAATATTCAATTATCCTTCGGCCGATGCAGATATCATCGCCGGAAGTGAACTAACTCTTGGAAATATTCAATGGAAGGTGTTATTTACCCCTGGACATAGTCCGGGAAGCGTAAGCTATTATGTCAAGGAGGAATCGGTAGTCTTTTCAGGAGATGTCCTGTTTGAAGGCAGTATTGGCAGAACCGATTTGCCCGGTAGTAACTATGACACCCTGATCCATTCGATCCAGACCAATCTCCTCAATTTACCCAACGAAACAAGGGTTTATTCAGGCCATGGTCCTGTCACGACCATCGGTCAGGAAAAACTGACCAATCCTTTTTTGAGTTAA
- a CDS encoding sulfite exporter TauE/SafE family protein yields MSTAGFFIFYILAFVSEVLGTISGFGSSILFVPLSSYFFDLKTVLGLTALFHVFSNLSKIFLFREGVDKQVMLKLGIPAIVFVSVGAVLSNFVSTLYLELLLSAFLILISIFLFFNSERKIERTNRNLISSGILSGFLAGLIGTGGAVRGVTLASIHLQKQSFIATSAMIDFGVDTSRAVIYSVQGYVTRDVLYLLPVLILVSYFGTLAGKFLLKYMSEAVFKKWVLGLVIVTALAQGIQILNDGA; encoded by the coding sequence ATGTCCACTGCAGGCTTTTTTATTTTCTACATTCTTGCTTTTGTCTCAGAAGTCCTGGGAACCATCAGTGGATTTGGTTCTTCTATTTTGTTTGTGCCATTGTCTTCTTATTTTTTCGACCTTAAGACTGTATTGGGCCTTACCGCCCTCTTTCATGTTTTTAGCAATCTGTCAAAAATATTTTTGTTCAGAGAAGGAGTGGACAAACAGGTAATGTTGAAATTGGGCATCCCAGCCATCGTATTTGTCAGTGTTGGAGCAGTGTTGAGCAATTTTGTTTCGACCCTTTATCTTGAATTGTTGCTATCTGCTTTTTTAATTCTTATTTCCATTTTTCTATTTTTTAATTCAGAAAGGAAAATTGAAAGGACCAATCGAAATTTGATTTCATCAGGAATCTTGTCGGGATTTTTGGCCGGGCTAATTGGAACAGGAGGTGCTGTCAGAGGAGTCACCCTGGCATCTATTCATTTGCAAAAACAAAGTTTTATTGCAACTTCTGCGATGATTGATTTCGGAGTCGATACCAGCAGAGCGGTGATTTATAGTGTACAAGGATATGTGACTCGTGATGTCCTGTATTTGTTGCCGGTATTGATTTTGGTCAGTTATTTTGGTACGCTTGCCGGAAAGTTTCTGCTGAAGTATATGTCCGAGGCCGTTTTTAAAAAATGGGTGTTGGGTCTTGTGATTGTAACCGCTTTGGCTCAGGGTATTCAGATATTAAACGATGGGGCTTGA